The Apium graveolens cultivar Ventura chromosome 6, ASM990537v1, whole genome shotgun sequence genome contains a region encoding:
- the LOC141664015 gene encoding uncharacterized protein LOC141664015, with protein MAPKRARTIDRSSTVPTADSSRGTAARPRLTDRAMEEEYTRLLGKPILKERGFLPSGRDGELPPMIAEKGWIAFCESPEAVLMSVVREFYANAKVEKNGFSVVRGLTVDYHPAAIRRVIGQRDRKPKKENWNEKTAEDFDLDLICATLCRSGTVWTFKTGTNEYRHFPAIAMNRYARAWNAFICANILPSSHAHEVTVERAQLLWGILNEEYYVDLGEFIYQGILKFLRGAKHMNIPYASTVTKLCRAVGVNWPAHEQLQLPVAPINSGTLNGMQEWTGGEPEEHGLGYCLPGGRPARGATMARPRHDEAGSSRAQEGAGMADTQYRRLSQRMDAMYETQSRFAQELTLALVTAFRGLEADIQWPFFGEDSAYPPPDTPPTEGDDDDDSE; from the coding sequence atggcacccaagagagcacgaactatCGATAGaagcagcacagtccctactgctgattcatcaaggggtactgctgcaaggcctcggttgacTGACAGAGCTatggaggaggagtacactaggcttttggggaagccgattctgaaggagagagggtttttaccatcggggagggatggtgagttgccacccatgattgcagagaaggggtggatagctttttgtgagtcgcccgaagcagtgctgatgagcgtggttcgcgagttctatgcgaacgcaaaggtcgaaaagaatgggttttctgtggtccgagggctgacggttgattatcaccctgcggcgattcgccgtgtgattgggcagcgagacAGGAAGCCCAAgaaggagaactggaatgagaagactgctgaggattttgacttggatttgatttgtgcgactctctgtaggtcgggcacagtttggaccttcaagaccggcactaatgagtatcgtcacttcccggcgatcgctatgaacaggtatgcccgtgcatggaatgcatttatttgtgctaatattttgccttcttcgcatgcacacgaggtcacagttgagagagcacagttgttgtggggaattcttaatgaggagtactatgtggaccttggtgagtttatctaccaaggaattctgaagtttttgaggggagctaagcatatgaacatcccttatgcatccacggttacgaagctgtgccgagcagtaggagtgaactggccggctcatgagcagttgcagttgccggtaGCTCCGATTAATTCTGGGACTCTGAacgggatgcaggagtggaccggtggtgagcccgaggagcatgggctgggttattgtcttccaggagggcgtccagcacgaggtgctactatggctaggcctaggcatgatgaggctggttcttcgagagctcaggagggtgctgggatggctgatacccagtataggaggctttcacagCGGATGGATGCaatgtacgagacgcagagcaggtttgctcaggagctcacccttgcgttagtgactgcttttcggggccttgaagctgatatccagtggccattttttggtgaggactctgcatacccgccgcctgatactccacccactgagggtgatgatgatgatgactccgagtag